A section of the Malania oleifera isolate guangnan ecotype guangnan chromosome 2, ASM2987363v1, whole genome shotgun sequence genome encodes:
- the LOC131149284 gene encoding pentatricopeptide repeat-containing protein At5g02860 isoform X2: MLATPTAESLGPATAFPLKELGDGLKSLSLDLFCIIKALGFHRKCDIALSVFEWIRKQKDCEVLLRESSVAVIISILGKEGRVSAASSVLQSLSKDGVSIDVYAYTSMISVFANNGRYREAVLVFKKMEEEGCKPTLITYNVILNVYGKMGMSWNRILKVVEGMRRMGVSPDSYTYNTLISCCRRGSLCEEAVGIFEEMKQAGFSPDKVTYNALLDVYGKSRRPKEAIEVLREMEANGCSPSTVTYNSLISAYVRDGLLKEAVELKTQMVEKGSKPDVFTYTTLLSGFEKAGKDESAISVFKEMRNAGCEPNICTFNALIKMHGNRRRFAEMMNVFEEIKASHCAPDIVTWNTILQVFGQNGMDSEVSGVFKEMKRAGFVPERDTLNTLISAYSRCGSFDQAMTVYKRMLEAGVTPDLSSYNAVLAALARGGHWEQSEKVFAEMKDSQIKPNELTFCSLLHAYANGKEIERMRTLAEEIYSGSIEPRAVLLKTLVLVNSKTDLLVETERAFLLLQKGGFSPDISTLNAMVSIYGRRQMVAKADEILNFMNDHGYTPSLTTYNSLMYMYSRSDDFERSEEILREILAKGMKPDIISYNTVIFAYCRNGRMRDASRIFSEMRECGLIPDVITYNTFVASYAAKSMFVEAVGVVRYMIKHGCKPNQNTYNTIVDWYGKLCRMDEAIMFITNLRKLDPYISQEEESRLLERMKIKWL; this comes from the exons ATGCTCGCGACCCCAACCGCCGAAAGCCTTGGTCCAGCGACGGCCTTTCCCCTCAAG GAGTTAGGTGATGGTTTAAAGTCTCTGTCTTTGGACCTTTTTTGTATAATTAAAGCATTGGGGTTTCACAGGAAGTGTGACATTGCGCTGTCTGTGTTTGAATGGATTCGGAAGCAGAAAGATTGTGAAGTACTGTTGAGAGAATCTTCTGTTGCTGTAATTATAAGTATTCTTGGTAAAGAGGGTCGGGTTTCAGCTGCAAGTTCTGTACTTCAGTCTCTTAGTAAAGATGGAGTGTCAATTGACGTTTATGCTTATACTTCTATGATAAGTGTTTTTGCTAATAATGGGAGATATAGGGAGGCTGTGCTGGTTTTTAAGAAAATGGAGGAGGAGGGTTGCAAGCCTACTTTGATAACTTATAATGTGATTTTGAATGTCTATGGAAAAATGGGTATGTCATGGAATAGAATTCTTAAAGTAGTGGAGGGAATGAGGAGGATGGGTGTTTCGCCAGATTCTTACACTTACAATACTCTTATTAGCTGTTGTAGGCGTGGGTCTTTGTGTGAGGAAGCAGTGGGGATTTTTGAGGAGATGAAACAAGCTGGTTTTAGTCCTGATAAGGTGACCTACAATGCATTGTTGGATGTTTACGGGAAGTCTCGGCGACCAAAGGAAGCAATAGAAGTTCTGCGGGAGATGGAGGCTAATGGATGTTCCCCTAGTACTGTGACTTACAATTCATTGATATCAGCATATGTGAGAGATGGTCTGTTGAAAGAAGCAGTGGAGCTTAAGACACAGATGGTAGAAAAAGGGAGTAAGCCTGATGTCTTTACTTACACCACCCTCTTGTCGGGATTTGAGAAGGCTGGGAAGGATGAATCTGCAATCAGTGTTTTTAAGGAGATGAGAAATGCCGGTTGTGAACCAAATATATGTACCTTTAATGCACTCATTAAGATGCATGGTAACAGGCGCAGATTTGCAGAAATGATGAATGTCTTTGAAGAGATCAAGGCATCCCACTGTGCCCCAGATATTGTTACTTGGAATACAATTTTGCAAGTGTTCGGACAGAATGGGATGGACTCAGAAGTGTCTGGAGTGTTCAAGGAAATGAAAAGGGCAGGGTTTGTACCTGAAAGGGACACTTTGAACACCTTAATCAGTGCTTACAGCCGGTGTGGATCTTTTGACCAAGCCATGACTGTTTACAAGAGAATGCTGGAAGCTGGGGTCACTCCAGACCTTTCCTCCTATAATGCTGTTCTGGCAGCATTGGCTCGTGGAGGGCATTGGGAACAGTCTGAGAAAGTATTTGCTGAAATGAAGGACAGTCAGATTAAACCCAACGAGTTAACATTCTGTTCTTTGCTGCATGCTTATGCCAATGGGAAGGAGATCGAACGGATGCGTACTCTTGCGGAAGAGATTTACTCTGGTAGCATTGAACCCCGTGCTGTACTTTTGAAGACCCTCGTTTTAGTTAATAGCAAGACTGACCTTCTTGTAGAAACTGAAAGAGCTTTCCTGCTGCTGCAGAAAGGGGGGTTTTCCCCTGATATAAGTACTCTGAATGCAATGGTTTCTATCTATGGCCGAAGGCAGATGGTTGCGAAGGCAGATGAGATCTTGAACTTTATGAATGATCATGGATACACTCCCAGCTTGACAACGTACAATAGCTTGATGTATATGTACAGCAGGTCAGATGATTTTGAGAGATCAGAGGAAATTTTAAGGGAAATTCTGGCAAAAGGAATGAAGCCCGATATTATCTCTTACAATACTGTAATATTTGCCTATTGTAGAAATGGACGGATGAGGGATGCTTCACggatattttctgaaatgagGGAGTGTGGGCTTATTCCAGATGTAATAACTTATAATACCTTTGTTGCAAGTTATGCTGCTAAATCAATGTTTGTGGAGGCTGTAGGTGTGGTTCGGTACATGATTAAGCATGGATGTAAGCCAAACCAAAATACATACAATACAATTGTGGATTGGTACGGTAAGCTTTGTCGCATGGATGAGGCAATTATGTTTATTACCAACCTTCGCAAGCTTGATCCGTATATTTCCCAGGAAGAAGAAAGTAGGTTATTGGAACGAATGAAAATTAAATGGTTATAG
- the LOC131149284 gene encoding pentatricopeptide repeat-containing protein At5g02860 isoform X1: MLGVMAEKLALPILLSGLPPSKPSFHDHREPPNIPPPSLAPLFQELLLPRNPGLPKTPNTQSSVQVLRTRTRLGNARDPNRRKPWSSDGLSPQGQRILQTLIDPSFDVSKTDETLIELVELHSQELGDGLKSLSLDLFCIIKALGFHRKCDIALSVFEWIRKQKDCEVLLRESSVAVIISILGKEGRVSAASSVLQSLSKDGVSIDVYAYTSMISVFANNGRYREAVLVFKKMEEEGCKPTLITYNVILNVYGKMGMSWNRILKVVEGMRRMGVSPDSYTYNTLISCCRRGSLCEEAVGIFEEMKQAGFSPDKVTYNALLDVYGKSRRPKEAIEVLREMEANGCSPSTVTYNSLISAYVRDGLLKEAVELKTQMVEKGSKPDVFTYTTLLSGFEKAGKDESAISVFKEMRNAGCEPNICTFNALIKMHGNRRRFAEMMNVFEEIKASHCAPDIVTWNTILQVFGQNGMDSEVSGVFKEMKRAGFVPERDTLNTLISAYSRCGSFDQAMTVYKRMLEAGVTPDLSSYNAVLAALARGGHWEQSEKVFAEMKDSQIKPNELTFCSLLHAYANGKEIERMRTLAEEIYSGSIEPRAVLLKTLVLVNSKTDLLVETERAFLLLQKGGFSPDISTLNAMVSIYGRRQMVAKADEILNFMNDHGYTPSLTTYNSLMYMYSRSDDFERSEEILREILAKGMKPDIISYNTVIFAYCRNGRMRDASRIFSEMRECGLIPDVITYNTFVASYAAKSMFVEAVGVVRYMIKHGCKPNQNTYNTIVDWYGKLCRMDEAIMFITNLRKLDPYISQEEESRLLERMKIKWL; encoded by the coding sequence ATGTTGGGGGTTATGGCAGAAAAGCTAGCTCTCCCTATTCTCCTATCGGGCCTTCCTCCTTCGAAGCCTTCCTTCCATGATCACCGGGAGCCCCCCAACATTCCTCCGCCATCTCTAGCCCCTCTTTTCCAAGAGCTCCTTCTCCCGCGAAACCCTGGTCTTCCTAAAACCCCAAATACCCAATCCTCAGTTCAAGTCCTTAGAACTCGAACTCGCCTCGGCAATGCTCGCGACCCCAACCGCCGAAAGCCTTGGTCCAGCGACGGCCTTTCCCCTCAAGGTCAGCGAATTCTCCAAACCTTGATTGACCCCTCTTTTGATGTTTCAAAAACTGATGAAACATTGATTGAACTGGTAGAGTTACACTCGCAGGAGTTAGGTGATGGTTTAAAGTCTCTGTCTTTGGACCTTTTTTGTATAATTAAAGCATTGGGGTTTCACAGGAAGTGTGACATTGCGCTGTCTGTGTTTGAATGGATTCGGAAGCAGAAAGATTGTGAAGTACTGTTGAGAGAATCTTCTGTTGCTGTAATTATAAGTATTCTTGGTAAAGAGGGTCGGGTTTCAGCTGCAAGTTCTGTACTTCAGTCTCTTAGTAAAGATGGAGTGTCAATTGACGTTTATGCTTATACTTCTATGATAAGTGTTTTTGCTAATAATGGGAGATATAGGGAGGCTGTGCTGGTTTTTAAGAAAATGGAGGAGGAGGGTTGCAAGCCTACTTTGATAACTTATAATGTGATTTTGAATGTCTATGGAAAAATGGGTATGTCATGGAATAGAATTCTTAAAGTAGTGGAGGGAATGAGGAGGATGGGTGTTTCGCCAGATTCTTACACTTACAATACTCTTATTAGCTGTTGTAGGCGTGGGTCTTTGTGTGAGGAAGCAGTGGGGATTTTTGAGGAGATGAAACAAGCTGGTTTTAGTCCTGATAAGGTGACCTACAATGCATTGTTGGATGTTTACGGGAAGTCTCGGCGACCAAAGGAAGCAATAGAAGTTCTGCGGGAGATGGAGGCTAATGGATGTTCCCCTAGTACTGTGACTTACAATTCATTGATATCAGCATATGTGAGAGATGGTCTGTTGAAAGAAGCAGTGGAGCTTAAGACACAGATGGTAGAAAAAGGGAGTAAGCCTGATGTCTTTACTTACACCACCCTCTTGTCGGGATTTGAGAAGGCTGGGAAGGATGAATCTGCAATCAGTGTTTTTAAGGAGATGAGAAATGCCGGTTGTGAACCAAATATATGTACCTTTAATGCACTCATTAAGATGCATGGTAACAGGCGCAGATTTGCAGAAATGATGAATGTCTTTGAAGAGATCAAGGCATCCCACTGTGCCCCAGATATTGTTACTTGGAATACAATTTTGCAAGTGTTCGGACAGAATGGGATGGACTCAGAAGTGTCTGGAGTGTTCAAGGAAATGAAAAGGGCAGGGTTTGTACCTGAAAGGGACACTTTGAACACCTTAATCAGTGCTTACAGCCGGTGTGGATCTTTTGACCAAGCCATGACTGTTTACAAGAGAATGCTGGAAGCTGGGGTCACTCCAGACCTTTCCTCCTATAATGCTGTTCTGGCAGCATTGGCTCGTGGAGGGCATTGGGAACAGTCTGAGAAAGTATTTGCTGAAATGAAGGACAGTCAGATTAAACCCAACGAGTTAACATTCTGTTCTTTGCTGCATGCTTATGCCAATGGGAAGGAGATCGAACGGATGCGTACTCTTGCGGAAGAGATTTACTCTGGTAGCATTGAACCCCGTGCTGTACTTTTGAAGACCCTCGTTTTAGTTAATAGCAAGACTGACCTTCTTGTAGAAACTGAAAGAGCTTTCCTGCTGCTGCAGAAAGGGGGGTTTTCCCCTGATATAAGTACTCTGAATGCAATGGTTTCTATCTATGGCCGAAGGCAGATGGTTGCGAAGGCAGATGAGATCTTGAACTTTATGAATGATCATGGATACACTCCCAGCTTGACAACGTACAATAGCTTGATGTATATGTACAGCAGGTCAGATGATTTTGAGAGATCAGAGGAAATTTTAAGGGAAATTCTGGCAAAAGGAATGAAGCCCGATATTATCTCTTACAATACTGTAATATTTGCCTATTGTAGAAATGGACGGATGAGGGATGCTTCACggatattttctgaaatgagGGAGTGTGGGCTTATTCCAGATGTAATAACTTATAATACCTTTGTTGCAAGTTATGCTGCTAAATCAATGTTTGTGGAGGCTGTAGGTGTGGTTCGGTACATGATTAAGCATGGATGTAAGCCAAACCAAAATACATACAATACAATTGTGGATTGGTACGGTAAGCTTTGTCGCATGGATGAGGCAATTATGTTTATTACCAACCTTCGCAAGCTTGATCCGTATATTTCCCAGGAAGAAGAAAGTAGGTTATTGGAACGAATGAAAATTAAATGGTTATAG